The proteins below come from a single Uloborus diversus isolate 005 chromosome 10, Udiv.v.3.1, whole genome shotgun sequence genomic window:
- the LOC129231670 gene encoding uncharacterized protein LOC129231670: MTRAETSPDFINSDTYFLPHHAVIKNDSVSTKLRVVFDGSCKPPDSHSLNSILAVGQTVQPDLFAILMRFRMNRIAFSADIQQMYRQILVDFADQDLQRIVWRESESSPISEFRLCTLTYGTSAAPFLATRVLHQIGLDIENEDPTVSSIIKNSSYIDDLMSGSNSNEEAIATIKTLSEVLEARGFHLRKWHSNSPQVLSDSLPTSPKEVQNLEIHPDECSKALGLTWDSLNDCFVFKVNFKFEGNITKRTFLSQSAKLFDPLGFLSPCTISIKIFYQQLWLLKLDWDSPLPQELATKWKLFKGTLKCAYAAVIYAVQPRSDEVSEVIILTSKSKVAPLKSVSIPRLELNGALLLARLYSSTKSIFSDCDISFHAWTDSQVVLTWLSSPPRNWKPYVSNRTSEILDLVPVKSWSFVPTKENPADIASGGLAPKYLPDCTIWWKGPSWLKLTEESWPKQLHRAENSETVLKEKKNFKFSFNTSVNCSIIDNLFQKFSSFSKIIDILAFCFRFISNCRVRNRKRKPGILSNDKPLPLTTSERKQAGKVVISYIQSAYFSDEINCIKNDKSLPCKSSLLSLCPFIDKDGLLRVGGRLQNSQLPFSAKHPVILPAQHKISSLLVKHFHMLHFHASTTLLLGILRQQYWIIGARKIIKKCIHNCVICCRYRFSVSKQIMGNLPVDRVTLTKPFSVCGVDYAGLVSILKHRGRGAKTTKGYIALFVCFAIKALHLELVSDMTSETFIAALRRFCSRRGAPKHIHSDNGDIVLIREDNVPPSIWPLGKIIATHSGKDGVFGFGKKKKKRSSEVSRENCPLCAQKNANLNDSRCTIEVYEEKQRMLRSESARKQPSFEEFPIKPPVVQEEEVIVVCKCTRCRRARGEDPLTVELLPMDAQVTLQNSILQSSLQDAGFMCVII, from the exons ATGACACGTGCTGAAACAAGCCCTGACTTTATAAACTCTGATACATACTTTCTTCCTCATCATGCTGTTATCAAGAATGATAGTGTTTCTACAAAACTCAGAGTTGTTTTCGATGGTTCATGTAAGCCACCTGATTCACATTCCTTGAATTCTATCTTGGCTGTTGGTCAAACAGTGCAACCAGATTTATTTGCTATTCTCATGAGGTTTCGTATGAATAGAATAGCATTTTCAGCAGATATTCAACAGATGTATCGGCAAATTCTTGTTGATTTTGCGGATCAAGATCTACAGAGAATTGTTTGGAGGGAGTCGGAGAGTTCTCCAATTAGTGAATTTCGATTATGTACTCTTACCTATGGTACTTCAGCAGCACCATTTTTAGCGACGCGAGTGTTGCATCAAATTGGTTTAGACATTGAAAACGAAGATCCTACTGTATCATCTATAATTAAGAATTCTTCCTACATTGATGACTTAATGTCAGGTTCAAATTCGAACGAAGAAGCTATTGCAACAATCAAAACACTTTCTGAAGTTTTGGAAGCTAGAGGATTTCATTTGAGAAAATGGCATTCTAATTCTCCACAAGTACTGTCTGATTCTTTACCTACTTCACCCAAAGAAGTTCAAAATTTAGAGATTCATCCAGATGAGTGCTCTAAAGCTTTAGGTCTCACGTGGGACTCCTTAAACGActgctttgtttttaaagttaatttcaaatttgaaggtAATATTACAAAACGAACATTTTTATCGCAATCAGCTAAGTTATTTGATCCTCTTGGGTTTTTATCACCATGCACtatttctatcaaaatattttatcagcAGTTATGGCTTTTGAAATTGGACTGGGATAGTCCTCTGCCTCAAGAACTTGCTACGAAATGGAAGCTTTTCAAAGGAACTTTGA AATGTGCTTATGCTGCTGTCATCTATGCAGTGCAGCCTCGTTCTGATGAGGTGTCAGAAgtaattattttgacatctaaaagCAAGGTTGCTCCACTGAAGTCTGTTTCAATTCCCAGACTTGAATTAAATGGTGCTCTGTTACTAGCAAGATTGTATTCTTCGACAAAGAGCATATTTTCAGACTGTGATATCTCATTCCATGCATGGACAGATTCTCAAGTCGTTTTAACCTGGCTGTCGTCTCCTCCTCGTAATTGGAAACCTTATGTTTCTAACAgaacttctgaaattttagacTTAGTACCAGTTAAAAGTTGGTCGTTCGTCCCAACGAAGGAAAATCCGGCAGACATTGCGTCCGGGGGATTAGCTCCTAAATATCTTCCGGATTGCACAATTTGGTGGAAAGGACCTTCGTGGCTAAAATTAACTGAAGAAAGCTGGCCTAAACAACTACATAGAGCTGAAAATTCAGAAACTGTCTTGAAGgagaaaaagaactttaaatttagtttcaatactTCTGTTAATTGTAGTATCATTGAtaacttatttcagaaattttcttcattttctaaaattattgatATATTAGCATTTTGTTTTAGGTTTATCTCAAATTGTAGAGTGAGAAATCGTAAGCGAAAACCAGGTATTTTGAGCAATGATAAACCATTGCCACTGACTACATCTGAAAGAAAGCAGGCAGGTAAAGTGGTAATTTCTTATATTCAATCTGCGTACTTTAGCGATGAAATTAATTGCATCAAGAATGACAAGTCTCTACCATGTAAAAGTTCATTGCTAAGTTTATGCCCATTTATTGATAAAGATGGCTTGCTTAGGGTGGGAGGAAGGTTGCAAAATTCGCAGCTGCCTTTTAGTGCTAAACACCCAGTTATTTTACCAGCTCAGCATAAAATTAGTTCATTATTAGTTAAACATTTTCATATGTTACATTTTCATGCTAGTACTACTTTATTACTAGGTATTTTGCGCCAACAGTATTGGATTATAGGTGctagaaaaattatcaaaaaatgtattcataactgCGTTATTTGTTGTAGATAtagattttctgtttcaaaacaaataatgGGTAATCTTCCTGTAGATAGAGTTACTCTTACTAAACCGTTTTCAGTGTGTGGGGTAGATTATGCTGGCCTAGTTAGTATTTTGAAGCATAGAGGTAGGGGTGCCAAAACTACTAAAGGTTACATAGcgctatttgtttgttttgccatCAAGGCTCTACATTTAGAGTTAGTTAGTGATATGACATCTGAAACTTTTATTGCTGCTTTGCGCAGATTTTGTTCCCGAAGAGGAGCTCCAAAGCACATCCATTCTGATAATG GGGATATAGTCCTCATAAGAGAGGATAACGTTCCTCCTTCTATTTGGCCTTTAGGTAAAATAATTGCTACCCATTCAGGTAAGGATGGTGTG TTTGGCTTTGGTAAGAAGAAAAAGAAGCGTTCCTCTGAAGTGTCCCGAGAAAATTGTCCTCTTTGTGCGCAAAAGAATGCCAATCTGAATGACTCAAGATGCACAATCGAAGTATACGAGGAAAAGCAACGAATGCTGCGTTCTGAAAGTGCACGAAAACAGCCTTCCTTTGAAGAATTCCCAATCAAACCACCTGTCGTCCAAGAAGAGGAAGTGATTGTGGTTTGTAAATGCACTCGCTGTCGAAGAGCTAGAGGCGAAGATCCGCTGACCGTGGAACTGCTACCAATGGATGCACAAGTCACCCTTCAGAATTCCATACTGCAAAGTTCCCTGCAAGATGCAGGCTTCATGTGCGTTATTATTTGA